One Oncorhynchus keta strain PuntledgeMale-10-30-2019 chromosome 22, Oket_V2, whole genome shotgun sequence DNA window includes the following coding sequences:
- the LOC118376235 gene encoding dynein light chain roadblock-type 2 — protein sequence MAEVEETLKRIQTHKGVIGTIVVNAEGIPIRTTLDNSTTVQYAGLLHQLTMKARSTVRDIDPQNDLTFLRIRSKKHEIMVAPDKEYLLIVIQNPSE from the exons ATG GCAGAAGTCGAAGAGACACTAAAGAGAATTCAAACTCACAAAGGTGTAATTGGAACAATAGTTGTTAATGCAGAGG GTATCCCAATCAGAACTACCTTAGACAACTCCACCACGGTGCAGTATGCTGGCCTGCTGCACCAGCTCACTATGAAAGCCAGAAGCACAGTCCGAGACATCGACCCTCAGAACGACCTGACCTTCCTCCGCATCCGCTCCAAGAAGCATGAGATCATGGTGGCACCTG aCAAGGAGTATCTATTGATAGTCATCCAGAACCCCAGTGAATAG
- the LOC118376233 gene encoding 26S proteasome non-ATPase regulatory subunit 7-like, translating to MPDLAVENVVVHPLVLLSVVDHFNRIGKVGNQKRVVGVLLGSWHKKVLDVSNSFAVPFDEDDKDDSVWFLDHDYLENMYSMFKKVNARERIVGWYHTGPKLHKNDIAINELIKQYCTNSVLVIIDVKPKDLGLPTEAYFSVEEIHDDGTPTSKTFEHVTSEIGAEEAEEVGVEHLLRDIKDTTVGTLSQRITNQVHGLKGLNSKLLDIRSYLERVAADKLPINHQIVYHLQDVFNLLPDVNLLEFTKAFYLKTNDQMLVVYLASLIRSVVALHNLINNKISNRDAERKEGQEKEEGKKEKKEDKEKKDEKEKEKGDSSSKKDEKKKK from the exons ATGCCGGACTTAGCGGTAGAAAATGTGGTTGTCCATCCACTGGTGTTGCTCAGCGTGGTGGATCATTTTAATAG AATAGGGAAAGTAGGAAACCAGAAGCGAGTAGTGGGTGTTCTCCTCGGCTCTTGGCATAAGAAAGTCCTTGATGTGTCCAACAGCTTTGCAG TGCCATTTGATGAGGATGACAAGGATGATTCAGTGTGGTTCCTGGATCATGATTACTTGGAGAATATGTACAGCATGTTCAAGAAAGTCAATG CCAGAGAGAGGATAGTGGGTTGGTATCACACAGGTCCTAAACTACATAAGAATGACATTGCCATCAATGAACTCATCAAGCAATACTGCACCAATTCC GTATTAGTGATAATTGATGTAAAGCCTAAGGACCTGGGCCTGCCAACAGAAGCCTACTTTTCTGTGGAGGAAATACATGAT GACGGCACTCCGACCTCCAAGACGTTTGAACATGTGACCAGTGAGATCGGagcagaggaagcagaggaggtGGGCGTGGAGCACTTGCTCAG AGACATCAAGGACACAACAGTGGGTACTCTGTCTCAGCGGATCACCAACCAGGTACATGGCCTGAAGGGACTCAACTCCAAGCTGCTGGACATCAGGTCTTACCTGGAGAGAGTGGCTGCAGACAAGCTTCCCATCAACCACCAAATCGTTTACCATTTACAGGACGTCTTCAACCTGCTTCCCGACGTCAACCTACTG GAGTTCACTAAGGCCTTCTACCTAAAGACCAATGACCAGATGCTGGTGGTTTACCTGGCTTCCCTTATCCGCTCAGTGGTGGCTCTCCACAACCTCATCAACAACAAGATCTCCAACCGTGACGCAGAGCGGAAGGAGGGACAGGAGAAAGAAGAGGGcaagaaggagaagaaagaggacaaggagaagaaggacgagaaagagaaggagaagggtgaCTCCTCATCCAAGAAagatgagaagaagaaaaaataa
- the LOC118376234 gene encoding hypoxanthine-guanine phosphoribosyltransferase-like: MATYHQIPDDEKGYELDLFCVPKHYEEDLDRVIIPHGLIMDRTERLARDIVRDMGGHHIVALCVLKGGYKFFSDLLDYIKALNQNCDKSVPLTVDFIRLKSYCNDQSTNSVKVIGGDELSTLTGKNVLIVEDIVETGRTMETLLSLLSECNPKMVKVVSLLVKRTPRSSGYRPDYMGFEVPDWFLVGYALDYNEYFRDLGHICILNEKAKVKYKV; this comes from the exons ATGGCCACCTATCACCAG ATACCAGATGATGAGAAGGGGTATGAGTTGGACCTCTTCTGTGTCCCCAAACACTATGAGGAGGATTTAGACAGGGTCATCATCCCTCATGGACTGATCATGGACAG gactGAGCGCCTGGCTCGTGATATAGTCCGGGACATGGGGGGACACCATATAGTAGCACTGTGTGTTCTCAAAGGAGGTTATAAATTCTTTTCTGACCTGCTGGACTATATCAAGGCCCTAAATCAGAACTGTGATAAGTCTGTCCCGTTGACTGTGGATTTCATTAGACTAAAGAGCTATTGC AATGACCAGTCTACAAACAGTGTCAAAGTTATTGGAGGGGATGAGCTCTCTACTCTAACGGGGAAG AATGTTTTGATAGTTGAG GACATTGTGGAGACTGGGAGGACTATGGAGACACTGCTATCACTGCTGAGTGAATGCAATCCAAAGATGGTCAAAGTGGTCAG CCTTCTAGTTAAGAGAACACCAAGGAGTTCAGGATACAGACCAGACT ACATGGGGTTTGAGGTGCCTGATTGGTTCCTGGTGGGATATGCCCTGGACTACAACGAGTACTTCAGAGATCTCGGT CACATCTGTATACTGAACGAGAAAGCAAAGGTGAAGTACAAAGTGTGA